The following proteins come from a genomic window of Miscanthus floridulus cultivar M001 chromosome 2, ASM1932011v1, whole genome shotgun sequence:
- the LOC136531332 gene encoding sucrose synthase 4, with translation MSAPKLYRTPSIRDRVEDTLHAHRNELVALLSKYVNKGKGILQPHHILDALDEVQGSGVRALAEGPFLDVLRSAQEAIVLPPFVAIAVRPRPGVWEYVRVNVHELSVEQLTVSEYLRFKEELVDGQHNDPYILELDFEPFNASVPRPNRSSSIGNGVQFLNRHLSSIMFRNRDCLEPLLDFLCGHRHKGHVMMLNDRVQSLGRLQSVLTKAEEHLSKLPADTPYSQFAYKFQEWGLEKGWGDTAEHVLEMIHLLLDIIQAPDPSTLEKFLGRIPMIFNVVVVSPHGYFGQANVLGLPDTGGQIVYILDQVRALENEMVLRLKKQGLDFSPKILIVTRLIPDAKGTSCNQRLERISGTQHTYILRVPFRNENGILKKWISRFDVWPYLETFAEDAAGEIAAELQGTPDFIIGNYSDGNLVASLLSYKMGITQCNIAHALEKTKYPDSDIYWKKFDEKYHFSCQFTADIIAMNNADFIITSTYQEIAGSKNTVGQYESHTAFTLPGLYRVVHGIDVFDPKFNIVSPGADMSIYFPYTEKAKRLTSLHGSIESLLYDPEQNDQHIGHLDDRSKPILFSMARLDRVKNITGLVEAFAKCTKLRELVNLVVVAGYNDVKKSKDREEIAEIEKMHELIKTYNLFGQFRWISAQTNRARNGELYRYIADTHGAFVQPAFYEAFGLTVVEAMTCGLPTFATLHGGPAEIIEHGISGFHIDPYHPEQAANLMADFFERCKQDPSHWVKISEAGLQRIYEKYTWKIYSERLMTLAGVYGFWKYVSKLERRETRRYLEMFYILKFRELAKTVPLAVDQPQ, from the exons atgtctGCCCCGAAGCTGTACCGCACCCCGAGCATCCGCGACCGCGTCGAGGACACCCTCCACGCGCACCGCAACGAGCTCGTCGCCCTCCTCTCCAA GTACGTGAACAAGGGGAAGGGCATCCTGCAGCCGCACCACATCCTCGACGCGCTCGACGAGGTCCAGGGCTCTGGGGTCCGCGCGCTCGCCGAGGGCCCCTTCCTGGACGTCCTCCGCTCCGCGcag GAGGCGATCGTGCTGCCGCCGTTCGTGGCCATCGCGGTGCGCCCGCGCCCGGGGGTTTGGGAGTACGTCCGCGTCAACGTGCACGAACTCAGCGTCGAGCAGCTCACTGTCTCGGAGTACCTCCGCTtcaaggaggagctcgtcgacgGCCA GCACAATGATCCCTACATTCTTGAGCTTGACTTTGAGCCATTCAATGCCTCAGTCCCACGCCCAAATCGGTCATCATCTATTGGAAATGGTGTGCAGTTTCTCAACCGGCACTTGTCTTCAATCATGTTCCGCAACAGGGATTGCCTGGAGCCCCTGTTGGATTTCCTCTGTGGCCACCGGCACAAGGGGCAT GTTATGATGCTAAATGATAGAGTACAGAGCTTGGGGAGGCTTCAGTCTGTGCTGACCAAAGCTGAAGAGCACCTGTCAAAGCTCCCAGCTGACACACCATACTCACAATTTGCTTATAA ATTTCAAGAATGGGGCCTGGAGAAAGGTTGGGGTGATACAGCAGAACATGTTTTGGAAATGATTCATCTCCTTCTAGACATCATTCAAGCGCCAGACCCATCAACCCTAGAGAAATTCTTGGGGAGGATCCCCATGATTTTTAATGTTGTTGTGGTATCCCCTCATGGATACTTTGGTCAAGCTAATGTATTGGGCTTGCCAGACACAGGAGGACAG ATTGTCTATATACTGGACCAAGTTCGTGCACTAGAAAATGAGATGGTTCTTCGTTTAAAGAAACAAGGGCTTGATTTTTCCCCAAAGATTCTCATT GTTACTCGGCTGATACCAGATGCAAAAGGAACATCATGCAATCAGCGGCTTGAGAGAATTAGTGGAACACAGCATACATACATATTACGAGTTCCCTTCAGAAATGAAAATGGGATACTTAAGAAATGGATATCAAGATTTGATGTGTGGCcatacttggaaacatttgctgaG GATGCTGCTGGTGAAATTGCTGCTGAATTACAAGGTACTCCAGACTTTATAATTGGAAACTATAGCGATGGAAATCTTGTGGCATCGTTGCTATCTTACAAGATGGGAATTACCCAG TGCAATATTGCTCATGCTCTGGAAAAGACTAAATATCCAGATTCAGACATATACTGGAAGAAGTTCGATGAGAAATATCATTTCTCCTGTCAGTTCACTGCTGATATAATTGCTATGAACAATGCTGATTTTATCATCACCAGCACATACCAAGAAATTGCTGGAAG CAAAAATACTGTTGGACAGTATGAGAGTCATACTGCTTTTACTCTGCCTGGTCTGTACCGCGTTGTCCATGGGATTGATGTCTTTGATCCTAAGTTCAATATAGTCTCTCCTGGAGCTGACATGTCCATATATTTTCCATATACTGAAAAGGCCAAGCGGCTCACTTCTCTTCATGGTTCAATCGAAAGTTTGCTTTATGACCCAGAGCAAAATGATCAACACAT TGGGCATCTGGATGACCGATCAAAACCCATCCTCTTCTCCATGGCAAGACTTGACCGGGTGAAAAACATAACAGGACTGGTTGAAGCTTTTGCTAAATGCACTAAGTTGAGAGAACTGGTAAaccttgttgttgttgctggGTACAATGATGTCAAGAAGTCCAAGGACAGAGAAGAGATCGCAGAGATAGAGAAGATGCATGAACTTATTAAGACCTACAACTTGTTCGGGCAGTTCCGCTGGATCTCTGCTCAGACAAACAGGGCCCGTAACGGCGAGCTCTATCGCTACATAGCTGATACTCATGGTGCTTTTGTACAG CCAGCCTTTTATGAAGCATTTGGTCTCACTGTGGTGGAGGCCATGACCTGTGGACTTCCTACTTTTGCAACACTCCATGGAGGGCCAGCTGAGATTATAGAGCATGGCATCTCGGGCTTCCACATTGACCCGTACCACCCCGAGCAGGCTGCTAATCTGATGGCTGACTTCTTCGAGCGATGCAAGCAAGACCCAAGTCACTGGGTGAAAATATCTGAAGCAGGACTGCAGCGCATATACGAAAA GTACACATGGAAGATATACTCTGAGAGGTTGATGACATTGGCCGGGGTCTATGGTTTCTGGAAGTATGTGTCCAAGCTTGAGAGGCGGGAGACAAGGCGCTACCTTGAGATGTTCTACATATTGAAGTTCCGCGAGCTG GCGAAGACAGTGCCGCTTGCAGTTGACCAGCCACAGTAG
- the LOC136537169 gene encoding E3 ubiquitin-protein ligase EL5-like, which yields MDTDSGGSGTAPPPHGRVSSRASSALAALSILVILLYLIWRFIWQCRKHGTRSNSTGGTVSPPTSSARPPSPSCPSRDATAAYGAGEAARRTPRTAPTSSPLSVLVRVAAARFGAEKVDCAVCLAELGDGDAEDATRLVPGCGHGFHAECIEAWFRVNSTCPLCRAAVAAAAGQGAGEAPQYDSSV from the coding sequence ATGGACACCGATAGCGGTGGCAGTGGCactgcgccgccgccgcacggGCGGGTCTCCAGCCGCGCGTCGTCCGCGCTCGCGGCCCTGAGCATCCTCGTCATCCTGCTCTACCTCATCTGGCGCTTCATCTGGCAGTGCAGGAAGCACGGAACCAGAAGCAACTCCACCGGCGGTACCGTTTCACCACCCACCTCGTCCGCTCGGCCGCCGTCGCCGTCTTGCCCGTCTCGGGACGCGACGGCGGCGTACGGAGCAGGGGAGGCAGCGCGCCGCACGCCTCGCACAGCGCCGACGTCGTCGCCGCTGTCGGTGCTGGTGCGCGTGGCCGCGGCACGCTTCGGCGCGGAGAAGGTCGACTGCGCGGTGTGCCTTGCGGAGCTCGGGGACGGGGACGCCGAGGACGCTACGCGGCTCGTGCCGGGCTGCGGTCATGGGTTCCACGCGGAGTGCATCGAGGCGTGGTTCCGAGTGAACTCGACGTGCCCGCTCTGCCGCGCCGCGGTGGCCGCCGCCGCAGGGCAAGGAGCCGGAGAGGCTCCACAGTACGACAGCAGCGTATGA